Within Caproicibacterium argilliputei, the genomic segment TGCCAGTGCCTCCGGTATTTCGGGGTTCGGGAAAGGGCAGGTGGGAAAGCTGCCGTCCGGTTTTTCCTGGCTTGGCACCACGGTGATATCCGTGAAACCCGCACGGCGAAGAACGGTGGTGACCGGAACGAGTCCTGTGCCGTTGAGCGGTGTATAGACAATTTTCAGCTGGGCTGGCGCGGCTTTTTCCAGGCGCTGCGCCAGCACGGCGCAGTAAAAGGCTTCTGCGACCGCCGCCGGAATTTTCTGCACGCTGCCGCCGGGCACGTTTGGCAGCGGGTCAAAGTATCCGGCGGCGTCAATGCAGGTGGTGATTTCCTCTGCGGCACGGGTGGTAATCTGGCAGCCGTCCGGGCCGTAAACTTTGTAGCCGTTGTACTTTGCCGGATTGTGGCTTGCGGTAATCATAACGCCAACGCTGCAGTGCAGCGCCCGCACCGCGTAGGAAAGCGCGGGTGTGGGCATCAGCTGTGGGTACAGGTAAGCGGTGATGCCACAGGCGGCAAAGGTGCGGGCGGTTTCCTCCGCAAAGCGGCGGGATTTGATGCGGCTGTCGTAAGAAATCGCCGCGCTGGGGTTCGGCCGGTCGGAAAGCCAGCGGGCAATGCCGCGGGTTGCGCGGCGGACGGTGTACAGGTTCATGCGGTTGGTGCCCGCACCGATCACGCCGCGCAGGCCGCCGGTGCCGAAAGCCAGCTCCCGATAAAAACGGTCGGCAATTTCTTCGGGCCGGTCTTTCACCGCGCGCAGCTCCGCGGTCAGGTCTGGGTCTTCGTCAGCGCAGCGCAGCCACTGTGCGTAAAGTGCTTCTGTATGCAAACCGATTCCTCCATTTTGTTTCGTTATTATTTACTTAATTATCGTATCCAAATAAAGTTACGGTGTCAATCAGACAATCTTGCTGAGAATTGTACGATGTTGGTTTTTCCTGTGTTTGAGTCAGCCGGACAAAATAAGACTGGACAAACCGGCGGATAGTTGCTTTAATGAAGGAGAAAAAATTCAATTTGGTTTCGGGAGGAAGTTTCTATGGCAATTCAACACGCTGCAACGAACCTGTATTCGCACGTTTTTCAACTGGATACCCCAAACAGCAGCTATGTGCTCGGCATTTCTGAGCAGGGCCTGGCGGTGCATCTGTATTATGGTACCCGTCTTTTTGAAGGAGATTTCTCTGCCGTGTGCAGTGCGGAAAATTCTCCGTGGTTCCCGGCGCGCGCCGGCGAGCCGTTGCTGGACCATGTGCCGCTGGAGTTTTCCGGTGCGGGTATGGCGGATCTGCGGCCCAGCGCAGTCAGCGTGCAGTGGGAGGACGGCGACAATGTGGCGGATTTGCGTTATAAATCTCACCGGATTCTGGCGGGAAAACCCGCGCCGCAGGGTCTGCCCCATGTTTATACGGAGCAGGAGGAGGAAGCGCAGACGCTGGTGGTAACACTGGCGGACGAAAAGGGATTGGAAGCGGAGCTGTATTACACTGTGTTCCGAGACAGCGATGCGCTGGTGCGCCGCACGGTGCTGCGCAATGCGGGCAGCCAAACAGTGACGGTGCTACGTGTGATGAGCGCCAGCCTGGACCTTACGGAAAGCCGCATGGAACTGGTGCACCTGCACGGCAGCTGGGCGCGGGAGTTTACACGTGAGCGGCTGCCCGTGGGCCATGGGGAGCAGCGCATTGGCAGCTTCTGCGGCGCTTCCGGTCACCAGCACAATCCGTTTTTGGCAGTTGTGACACCGGACTGCACGGAAACCGCCGGAGAGGCGTACGGCTGCAGCTTTGTGTACAGCGGTAATTTCTGCATGGAAACCAATGTGGATGCCAGCGACCGTCTGCGCATCAATGCCGGGCTGTCTGACCGCGCGTTTCGCTGGCCGCTGGCTGCCGGCGAGTCCTTTGAAACGCCGGAGGCTGTGCTGGTGTACTCCGGCAGCGGCTTGGGTGAAATGTCGCGCACATACCACAAGCTGTACCGCAGCCGGGTGAGCCGCGGCTACTGGCGCGACCGCCCGCGGCCGGTGCTGCTCAATACCTGGGAGGGCGTCTACTTTGACTTTAACTGCGACAAGCTGCTGCGCATTGCCAAAGCAGCTGCGCAGGAAGGCATTGAACTGTTTGTCATTGACGACGGCTGGTTTGGTCACCGTGCGGACGACACTTCCTCTTTGGGCGACTGGACACCCTGGGAAGAAAAGCTGGGCTGCACACTTTCTGAATTGGTCAAAAATGTAAACGAACTGGGCATGGGCTTCGGCCTTTGGGTGGAGCCGGAGATGGTTTCGCCGGACAGCGATTTATACCGCGCGCATCCGGATTGGGTGATTCGCCGCCCCGACCGTGCAGCAACGCTGAAGCGCACACAGCTGATTCTGGACCTTTCCCGCAAAGAGGTGCAGGACTCTGTGATTGACGCGATGACGAAGCTGTTTTCTTCCGCACCGATTGCCTATGTCAAGTGGGATATGAACCGCAATATGTCGGAAATCGGTTCCGCGGCGGATTTGACCGCAAGTGCCGGCGCGCTGGCGCACCGCTATATGCTCGGGCTGTACCGGGTGCTGGAAACGCTGACCTCCCGTTTCCCGAAAATCCTGTTTGAAAGCTGCGCCAGCGGCGGCGGCCGCTTTGATGCCGGGATGCTGTACTATATGCCGCAGACCTGGACCAGCGATGACAGCGATGCGGTTCAACGTCTGGACATTCAGGGCGGAGCGTCACTGGTGTATCCGCCGTCGATGATGAGCTGCCATGTTTCCGCTGTACCGAACCATCAGGTGCGGCGCCGCACGCCGCTTTCCACGCGCTGGGACGTTGCCATGCTTGGCGGCGGCTTCGGCTATGAATTGGACATGACCAAATTCAGCGCGGAAGAAGCGGAAACGGTCAAAGAGCAGATTGCAGCCTATAAGCAGGAGCGGGACAGCCTGTTTGACAGTCGTTTTTACCGTCTGCCCATGCTGGAAGGGATGGCGGCGTTCCAGCAGATTTCTGCGGACGGCAAAAAAGTGGTGGCAACCTGTGTTCGCCGGCTGTACAATGCCAAGGGCGAGCCGCATTGGCTGCGCCTGCAGGGGCTGAACCCGCACGCGCAGTATCGCTGCTTGCGGGACGGCAGCGTTGTGACCGGTGCGGTGCTGATGGGCCGCGGCATCCGGCTGCACCTGGAGCCGGAAGATTTCGCAAGCGACCGAATTGTTTTGGAACGGCTTTCCTGACACAGAGCATGGCGGCGAAAGCGAAAAAGCATTGACTTTTTCGCTTTCGTTTTGTACAATACATTTGTTAAGTAAACAAAACTTTAATTAGCTAATCAATCACGCTGCGCACTTCTGCTGCGGGAAAAAGGAGAGATGAGGATGCCGAAAGCAGTGCGGATGGCGGATATTGCCCGCAAAGTCGGGGTCAGCACCGTGACCGTTTCCAAAGCGCTGGCAGACAAAGACGGTGTCAGCGAGGAAATCCGCGCGAAAATTAAAGAAACCGCACAGGAAATGGGCTATCAGCAGGGCGCTGCTTCCCGCAGAGCACGTACCGGTTCCACAGGCAACATCGGCATCTTGGTGGCGGCGCGGTTTGTGCATGACGGCGCAAATTCATTTTACTGGGAGTTGTACCAGCGGGTGGTCAGTCGCCTGTTAACGGCAAACTACTACGGCATTTTGGAACTGCTGCCGGAAGAAACCGAGCGGCAGCTGGCACTGCCGCA encodes:
- a CDS encoding alpha-galactosidase, with the protein product MAIQHAATNLYSHVFQLDTPNSSYVLGISEQGLAVHLYYGTRLFEGDFSAVCSAENSPWFPARAGEPLLDHVPLEFSGAGMADLRPSAVSVQWEDGDNVADLRYKSHRILAGKPAPQGLPHVYTEQEEEAQTLVVTLADEKGLEAELYYTVFRDSDALVRRTVLRNAGSQTVTVLRVMSASLDLTESRMELVHLHGSWAREFTRERLPVGHGEQRIGSFCGASGHQHNPFLAVVTPDCTETAGEAYGCSFVYSGNFCMETNVDASDRLRINAGLSDRAFRWPLAAGESFETPEAVLVYSGSGLGEMSRTYHKLYRSRVSRGYWRDRPRPVLLNTWEGVYFDFNCDKLLRIAKAAAQEGIELFVIDDGWFGHRADDTSSLGDWTPWEEKLGCTLSELVKNVNELGMGFGLWVEPEMVSPDSDLYRAHPDWVIRRPDRAATLKRTQLILDLSRKEVQDSVIDAMTKLFSSAPIAYVKWDMNRNMSEIGSAADLTASAGALAHRYMLGLYRVLETLTSRFPKILFESCASGGGRFDAGMLYYMPQTWTSDDSDAVQRLDIQGGASLVYPPSMMSCHVSAVPNHQVRRRTPLSTRWDVAMLGGGFGYELDMTKFSAEEAETVKEQIAAYKQERDSLFDSRFYRLPMLEGMAAFQQISADGKKVVATCVRRLYNAKGEPHWLRLQGLNPHAQYRCLRDGSVVTGAVLMGRGIRLHLEPEDFASDRIVLERLS